GCGGCTGAAGGCTTCGGAGTGGAACTCTTCATGCAGGATGCCCGATGCCGCCGTCATCCACTGCACGTCGCCGGGGCCGATGCGCCCGCCCGCGCCAGTGGAGTCGCGATGCGCCAGTTCGCCCTGGTAGACGATGGTGACCGTCTCGAAACCGCGATGGGGGTGCTGCCCCACGCCCCGGCGGCCCGGCGTCGGCGGAAAGTCTTGCGGCCCGGCGAAGTCGAGCAACAGGAAGGGACTGATGTGCTTGCCCAGGCTGTCGTAGGAAAACAGCGTGCGAACCGGAAACCCGTCGCCCACCCAATGGGGCCTTGGGCTGGTATAGACACCCAGAATCTTCTTCATTGCGCACCTCCCGCAACCAACGGCAGTAACGGTAGTTCCGCAACGATGTTCCCGGTAGAGCCATAAAGTGCTCCTCAGAGTTCCATTCCCGGAACACTGCTTCCGCTTCCACCGGTGATCAGGCCGTCCGGTGGACTGCGTGTAGGTGGGCCTATTCCTACGAATGACTGAAGATATTCAGGCGACGGCAGAGCCCGGCTGAAGCTGCCAGCAGCCCCGGAGCCGCACGTGAATCCCGCGCGGCTCCGGGGCTCGCTAACGTCGCGGTCACGCCACGACGGGAATCAGCGGGTCGGCGGCGGCCAGCGCCACGGCACGGTCAGCCGCCGGTGGGTAGATCCACTGGGTGTTGATCTGGGTCTTGAGCTGCTTGCCCTCCTCCCCCGTCAGCTTGACCTGGCGGTCCCAGCCTTCGGTATACACCGCGCCCCAGCCGCCCAGGTCCAGGCAGGTGACGTACTTGGGTTGGCTGTAGGGAATCGGCGCGACGCCCAGCAGGTCGGCGGCGGCGTTGTTGCCGGCCGAGCGGCCCAGGGAGATGGCGTGCTGGCAGGTCATCAGAGCATGGTTGCCGAGGTCGTCGGTGGCGGCGTAGGCGGTGTCGCCGGTGGCGTAGATTTCATCCTGGCCCAGCACCTTGAGATTGCGGTCGACGTGCAGGCGGCCGCGCGGGCAGCGCGGAGCATCGATCTGCGCGGTCAGCGGCGAGGCTTTCACGCCGGCGGCCCAGATCACCGTGCGGGTTTCGATACGCTCGCCATTGGCCAGGGTCACGCCATTCTCATCCACCGAGCTGACCGGCGCGCCCAGGCGCCAGGACACACCGAGGGTTTCGCTGGCGTGGGCGATGATCTCGGCGATCGAGTCGCCCATCGCCGCGCCGATGCGCTGGCCCGGATCGACGATGATCACGTTCAGCGCAGTCTCCTCGCCCAGGATCGCCCGCAACCGGCCGGGCATCTCGGTGGCAGTCTCGATGCCGGTGAAGCCGCCGCCGACCACAACCACGGTGTTGCGCGCCGGGCTCTCCGGCAGCGCGGCCAGCGCGTGCAGGTGTCGCTCCAGCTCCACTGCCGACTCGAGGCTGTCCACGTCGAAGGTATGACGGTCGATGCCCGCCGCCGCTGGCCGTGCCACTTCGCTGCCGGTCGCCAGCACCAGACGGTCGTACGGCAGTTCGTGCGACTGGCCATCGGCACCGGTGTAGCGCACGCGGCGGGCCTGGCTGTCGATGCCGGTGGCGCTGCCCTGGATGAAGTTGACGCCGACCGCGTCGAACAGCGCGCCCAGTGGTGCGGTGGTGCCGGCGACGTTGTGTTCGTAGAAGCGCGGGCGGATGCGCAATTCGGCCTGCGGCGCGAGCAGTGCGACCGCCGCGTCCGCGCCC
This Pseudomonas sp. ATCC 13867 DNA region includes the following protein-coding sequences:
- a CDS encoding NAD(P)/FAD-dependent oxidoreductase → MKQQILIVGAGFGGLWSALSAVRLLDRQGADAAVALLAPQAELRIRPRFYEHNVAGTTAPLGALFDAVGVNFIQGSATGIDSQARRVRYTGADGQSHELPYDRLVLATGSEVARPAAAGIDRHTFDVDSLESAVELERHLHALAALPESPARNTVVVVGGGFTGIETATEMPGRLRAILGEETALNVIIVDPGQRIGAAMGDSIAEIIAHASETLGVSWRLGAPVSSVDENGVTLANGERIETRTVIWAAGVKASPLTAQIDAPRCPRGRLHVDRNLKVLGQDEIYATGDTAYAATDDLGNHALMTCQHAISLGRSAGNNAAADLLGVAPIPYSQPKYVTCLDLGGWGAVYTEGWDRQVKLTGEEGKQLKTQINTQWIYPPAADRAVALAAADPLIPVVA